A portion of the Enterobacter sp. SA187 genome contains these proteins:
- the gltD gene encoding glutamate synthase subunit GltD: MSQNVYQFIDLQRVDPPKKALKIRKIEFVEIYEPFSEGQAKAQADRCLSCGNPYCEWKCPVHNYIPNWLKLANEGRIFEAAELSHQTNTLPEVCGRVCPQDRLCEGSCTLNDEFGAVTIGNIERYINDKAFEMGWRPDMTGVRQTDKRVAIIGAGPAGLACADVLTRNGVKAVVFDRHPEIGGLLTFGIPAFKLEKEVMTRRREIFTGMGIEFKLNVEVGRDVQLEDLLKDYDAVFLGVGTYQSMRGGLENEDASGVYDALPFLIANTKQLMGFGETTDAPFVSMEGRRVVVLGGGDTAMDCVRTSIRQGATHVTCAYRRDEENMPGSRREVKNAREEGVEFQFNVQPLGIEVNANGKVSGVKMARTEMGAPDAHGRRRAEIVPGSEHVLPADAVVMAFGFRPHSMEWLAKHSVELDSQGRIIAPEGNENAFQTSNPKIFAGGDIVRGSDLVVTAIAEGRKAAEGIMNWLEV; encoded by the coding sequence ATGAGTCAGAATGTCTATCAGTTTATTGACTTACAGCGCGTTGATCCGCCGAAAAAAGCGCTGAAGATCCGTAAAATAGAGTTTGTTGAAATTTACGAGCCGTTTTCAGAAGGCCAGGCCAAAGCACAGGCAGATCGCTGCCTGTCCTGCGGCAATCCCTACTGCGAGTGGAAATGCCCGGTTCATAACTACATTCCTAACTGGCTGAAGCTGGCCAACGAAGGGCGAATTTTTGAAGCGGCAGAATTGTCGCATCAGACTAACACCCTGCCGGAAGTGTGCGGTCGCGTGTGTCCACAGGATCGCCTGTGTGAAGGCTCCTGTACGCTTAACGACGAGTTTGGCGCGGTCACCATCGGCAACATTGAGCGCTATATCAATGATAAAGCGTTTGAAATGGGCTGGCGTCCGGACATGACCGGTGTACGTCAGACCGATAAGCGCGTGGCGATTATCGGCGCAGGCCCGGCAGGTCTGGCATGTGCCGACGTGCTGACCCGCAACGGCGTGAAAGCGGTGGTCTTTGACCGTCACCCGGAAATCGGCGGCCTGCTGACCTTCGGTATTCCGGCCTTCAAGCTGGAAAAAGAAGTCATGACCCGTCGCCGTGAAATTTTCACCGGCATGGGTATTGAATTCAAACTGAACGTGGAAGTGGGCCGCGACGTACAGCTTGAGGATTTGCTGAAAGATTATGATGCCGTGTTCCTGGGCGTCGGCACCTATCAGTCGATGCGCGGTGGGCTGGAGAATGAAGATGCGTCCGGCGTGTACGACGCGCTGCCGTTCCTTATCGCCAACACTAAACAGCTGATGGGCTTTGGTGAAACTACGGACGCGCCGTTCGTCAGCATGGAAGGTCGCCGCGTAGTGGTGCTGGGCGGCGGTGATACCGCCATGGACTGCGTACGTACGTCCATCCGCCAGGGCGCCACGCACGTTACCTGTGCTTATCGCCGTGATGAAGAGAACATGCCGGGTTCCCGTCGCGAAGTGAAAAACGCGCGTGAAGAAGGCGTGGAGTTCCAGTTCAACGTGCAGCCGCTGGGCATTGAAGTGAATGCCAACGGCAAAGTGAGCGGCGTGAAAATGGCGCGCACGGAGATGGGCGCGCCTGATGCCCATGGTCGCCGTCGTGCAGAGATCGTACCGGGCTCTGAACACGTGTTACCGGCCGATGCCGTAGTAATGGCGTTTGGTTTCCGTCCGCACAGCATGGAATGGCTGGCGAAACACAGCGTCGAGCTGGATTCGCAGGGCCGCATCATTGCGCCGGAAGGTAATGAAAATGCCTTCCAGACCAGCAATCCGAAAATCTTTGCCGGTGGCGACATCGTGCGTGGTTCGGATCTGGTGGTCACCGCCATCGCCGAAGGGCGTAAAGCGGCAGAAGGCATTATGAACTGGCTGGAAGTATAA
- a CDS encoding autotransporter family protein, translated as MSGNIDLLGNGSQKINDKVLQVTTGTLTLTGTMNNAGGTTINQGATLQLGDATHTAAFTSDAVTNNGNLIINQSGDSTFSSDISGQGKLIKSDASTLTLDGVFSYTGGTELNGGTTLVAKDSALGTAAAPASVTINNSATLASAGTVTGDVNIMAGGTLAAWNVATTGNTASATADSIKGNVSNSGSLIIGSANTQPGQRFTINGDYVGNAGSQLIMNTTLADDNAATDMLTITGNTSGESKVALTNIGGQGAQTINGIEIIEVGQTSDAVFTLSSRAVAGAWEYDLKKRDGDWYLVSEKEPDPNDNGDGDNGEGGDNGNGGDNGNGGDNGDGGDNGDGGDNGNGGDNGNGGDNGNGGDNGNGGDNGNGGDNGNGGDNGNGDEDKSPEVIRPETSAYLANQSAAQQMFLHKLDDREQVLARNEGEQNGWMYVKGRYNEGTAADAKGGYDTTTTVFQVGSDLYTRTYDEGELHAGFMLGAGLSVTHADATNNRNSAKGKVSGYNVGLYATWQQDPQLRTGSYVDSWVQANWYDGYVRGDGLDSEDYKSNGYAASLEMGHAWLVSGEEDRSWKIEPQGQIIYSYLDQDDHTEVNGTRITQSDKDSILTRLGVRVSNLNQKAPGDWQPWTSVNWLNGDGATDLQFNGETLSNDVPEDRALVEVGITGKLNEAMTLSVRATGEWGENSYDAYGGHILWNYRW; from the coding sequence TTGAGTGGTAACATTGATTTGCTTGGTAACGGATCTCAGAAAATTAATGACAAAGTCCTGCAGGTCACTACTGGCACCTTAACGCTGACCGGAACCATGAACAATGCTGGCGGCACCACTATTAATCAGGGTGCTACCTTACAACTAGGGGATGCTACGCACACTGCGGCCTTTACCTCTGATGCAGTTACCAATAACGGCAACCTGATAATTAACCAGAGCGGCGACTCCACCTTTAGCAGTGATATCAGCGGCCAGGGTAAACTTATTAAATCCGATGCCAGCACCCTGACGCTTGACGGTGTATTCAGTTACACCGGCGGCACTGAACTCAATGGCGGTACCACGCTGGTCGCCAAAGACAGCGCGCTGGGCACGGCCGCTGCGCCTGCCAGCGTCACCATCAACAATAGCGCCACCCTGGCCAGTGCCGGTACGGTAACGGGCGACGTGAATATTATGGCGGGCGGCACGCTGGCGGCCTGGAATGTGGCGACGACAGGTAATACCGCTTCCGCTACTGCGGATTCCATAAAGGGTAACGTCAGCAACAGCGGTTCGCTGATTATTGGCAGCGCAAACACCCAGCCAGGCCAGCGTTTTACCATCAATGGTGATTATGTTGGTAATGCCGGCAGCCAGCTAATAATGAATACCACCCTGGCGGATGACAACGCCGCGACGGACATGCTGACCATCACCGGTAATACCAGCGGTGAATCGAAAGTGGCGCTGACCAATATCGGCGGCCAGGGCGCGCAGACAATCAACGGCATTGAAATTATTGAGGTTGGGCAGACTTCCGATGCCGTATTCACTCTCTCATCCCGTGCCGTAGCGGGTGCCTGGGAATACGATCTTAAAAAGCGCGATGGAGACTGGTATCTGGTTTCGGAAAAAGAACCCGATCCAAATGACAACGGCGATGGTGACAACGGCGAAGGCGGCGATAACGGTAACGGCGGCGATAACGGCAACGGCGGCGATAACGGCGACGGCGGCGACAATGGCGACGGCGGCGATAACGGTAACGGCGGCGATAACGGCAACGGCGGCGACAACGGTAACGGCGGCGATAATGGCAACGGCGGCGATAACGGCAACGGTGGCGATAACGGCAACGGTGGTGATAACGGCAACGGCGATGAAGATAAATCCCCTGAAGTCATTCGTCCGGAAACCAGCGCTTATCTTGCTAACCAGAGCGCTGCACAGCAAATGTTCCTGCACAAGCTGGACGATCGCGAGCAGGTGCTGGCGCGTAATGAAGGCGAACAAAATGGCTGGATGTACGTCAAAGGCCGTTATAACGAAGGTACCGCAGCGGATGCGAAAGGCGGTTATGACACCACCACCACCGTCTTCCAGGTCGGCAGCGATCTCTATACCCGCACCTATGATGAAGGCGAACTGCATGCCGGCTTTATGCTTGGCGCAGGTCTGAGCGTCACGCATGCGGATGCCACTAATAACCGCAACTCCGCGAAGGGAAAAGTCAGCGGTTATAACGTCGGGCTGTATGCCACCTGGCAGCAGGATCCACAGTTACGTACCGGCAGCTATGTGGACAGCTGGGTGCAGGCTAACTGGTATGACGGCTACGTTCGTGGCGATGGCCTCGACTCTGAAGATTACAAGAGCAACGGCTATGCCGCCTCGCTGGAAATGGGCCACGCCTGGCTGGTTAGCGGTGAAGAAGATCGCAGCTGGAAGATCGAGCCTCAGGGCCAGATCATCTACAGCTATCTCGATCAGGACGATCATACCGAGGTTAACGGTACGCGCATTACGCAAAGCGACAAGGACAGCATTCTGACCCGTCTGGGCGTACGCGTCAGCAACCTCAATCAGAAAGCGCCGGGAGACTGGCAGCCGTGGACATCGGTTAACTGGCTTAACGGCGACGGCGCGACCGATTTGCAGTTTAACGGCGAAACGCTGAGTAACGATGTGCCGGAAGATCGCGCCCTGGTCGAGGTCGGGATCACCGGTAAGCTCAATGAAGCAATGACGCTCTCCGTACGCGCCACGGGCGAATGGGGCGAAAACAGCTACGACGCTTACGGCGGCCATATTCTCTGGAACTATCGCTGGTAA